A region of the Deinococcus multiflagellatus genome:
GCGCGAGGCCGGCGCGGCGGGCATCTTTGGCCCCGGCACCCCGATTCTGCACAGCGCGCGCGAGGTGCTGCGCCTGCTGCGCGGGGAGGCGTGACCGGCGCCCCGGCGCCCCGGCGACCCTGGCGATTGGCCGGGACCATCAGCGTGGGCCTGGGGGTGACGGGCATGCTGATCGGCGGCCTGCTGGCCCTGCCGGGGTTGGGGCTGGGGTTTGTGCTGGCGCTGTCAGGGGGCGGTCCTGAAGCCCTGAAGGACGCCCCAGATGTGGGCCCAGCCCTGGTGCTGCTGACCGCCGCGTTCGGACTGACGGTGGCGGGGGTGGGCTGTCTCATCGCCTCGTCGTGGCTGGACCCGAGATGAGGGCCGCCGTGAGCAACCCAGCCCGCCGCCACACCGTACAGGCAGCCATGAAAGCCATGCTGCTCTCCCTCTGCACCCTGCTGACCCTGGCGGGGGCCCAGGGCCTCCCCCCTGTCCCGTACCAGAACACCCCGGCCGTGACCACGGTGGGCGGCCTGAAGGTCTGTCAGGTGGGCGAGACCCGGTATCTGCTGGACCGCGCGGGCCGGGTGCGCAGTCTGGACTACGCCCGCCTGATTCCCGACAACACGCTGCGCGTGCGCCAGAGCTATGACCGCGCCGGGCGCCTGACCGGCATGCAGGTGCAGTGGACCGGCTTTGCGGGCCCGCTGCTGAACGTGCGCGGGGCCTTCGACGCGCGGGGGCGGCTGGTGAAGGAAACGGGCTTTCGCCGGGCGGGCGTCACCACACCGCTGCGCTCGTACCTGCGCCCTGTGCCCCGGGGGCTGAAGTGCTGAGGCCCAACGTGCTGAGGCCCACAGTGCTGAGACGCTGGGCCGCGCTGGGCCTCCTGACCCTGAGCGTGTCGGCGGGGGCAGGTGGGGGCCACGCCCCGCTGCCTGCGGCGGCCCAGACCCAGGCGGTGCGGACGCTGGTGGCGCAGACCGACGCCGCCCGGGGGCAGTTCGTGGTGTTCTCGGGAAGCTCGGTGCCGTGCATCATGGACGCGGCGTTCCAGGTGGACACCTGGACGGACCGGCGGGGCGTGGTGCGCCGCCTGTTCTTTTCGGCCACCAACCTGCTGGAGGGGGGCCGCACCGAGTATCTGGTGTACTGGGACGCCAGCGGCCACCCCCGGTATCTGTCCCAAAGCCAGTTGCTCCGGGCTGGGCCCACCGCCGGGCCGCAGCCCAGCCCAGGGGGCACCACCCGCACCGAACTCTTCATTGACTCCTCAGGCCGCGTGGTGCAGCGGCTGGAACAGGGGCCGGTCACCGAGCGGGACCGCGTGCTGTGGCCGCAGATTCTTCAGAACCTCCGGCCCGCCGACCTCATCAAGGAGTTGACCTGTCCACCCATCCGCTGACCTCTCCCCTGCTGTCGGGTCACCGCCGGGCGCTGGCCAAGGCGATCACGCTGACGGAATCCACGCGCCCCGAGCATGAAGAGAGCGCCCAGGCCCTGCTGGCCGAGGTGCTGCCCCACGCAGGCCGCGCCATTCGCCTGGGCCTGACCGGCGTGCCGGGCGTGGGCAAAAGCACGTTTATTGAAGCGCTGGGTCTGCGTCTGGCGGATGCCGGGCACCGCGTGGCGGTGCTGGCAGTGGACCCCAGCAGCGCGCGCACGGGCGGGTCCATCATGGGCGACAAGACGCGCATGCCCCGGCTGACGGTGCACCCCCAGGCCTTTATTCGCCCCAGCCCGTCCGGCGGCACGCTGGGCGGCGTCGCGCGGCGCACCCGCGAGGCCATCACGCTGTGCGAGGCTGCCGGGTACGACGTGGTGCTGGTGGAAACCGTGGGCGTGGGCCAGAGCGAAACCCAGGTGGCCGCCATGACCGACCTCTTTTTGCTGCTGACCCTGCCCAACGCCGGCGATGAACTGCAGGGCATCAAGCGCGGGATCATGGAACTGGCGGACCTGTGCGTGGTGAACAAGGCCGACACCAACCCGCAGGCGGCCGTGCGTGCCCAGACGGAACTGCGCGCGGCCCTGACCCTGCTGACCCCCCATGACGCCCCGTGGCGCCCTCTGGCCCTGCGTGCCTCTGCGCTGAGCGGCGAAGGGCTGGATGAGGTGTGGGCCGCTGTGGAGCGCTACCGCGAGGCCGTGGATCTGCCCGCCAAACGCCGCGCCCAGACCGCCGTGTGGTTTGACGAGCTGCTGCGCGAGGCCGCATGGCGCGCATTCCAGGCCGGGGTGGACCCGGAGCAGCTTCGCCAGCTGCGCGCCGAGGTGGAGGCCGGGCGCCTGACCGCTGTTCAGGGCGTGGCGGCGTTGCTGGGCCCATCCGCCAGCTGAGACGGACCGACTCTGATGCCACAGCAGAGTGGGAAGAGCGAGGAGGGCTTGTCCATCGCCGTCATCCCGCATGTGCTCGTGTTCGCTGTGCGCTGCAGCGCTGCAAGTCCGCTCACCTCTCGCCTTCAGCTCTCCTGCGTTCCCTCTGAGCCCCTCCGCCCCCAACACTGGGCTTGCCCGGCGACACCCACGCGTTGCCCGTAATCAGAAAGCGCCAGGGCAACTCGGCCCCCTGGCGCAGGCCCACGCGGGCGGTGGTGGTGACCTGCTCGTCTGGCACGGGCTCGCCGGGCACCAGGAAGAACGCCGGCCCATTGATCGGCTGACCGCGCAATTCTGGGTCCAGGTGCAGGGCCTGCACCAGCTTGGCCGGGCCATTGGTCAGGTCCACGCGGCGCTTCACGGGGCGGCGCTCGCGCATGCGCTCCTCGCCCAGCAGCGGCTCGGCGGCGCGCACCAGAATGGACGCCTGCACACCCTGGGGGCGGCAGATCACGTTCAGCAGCGGCTGGTCGTAGGCGAGGTGGTAATACACGCGCCCGGGTGGCCCGGCCATCATGGCGGCGGCGCCGGGCAGACGGGCGATGACGTGGCAGCTGGGGTCACGCGGGCAATCGTAGGCTTCGGTTTCCACGATGCGGGCGGCCAGGGTCACGCCGTCCGGCAGCACCCGCACCATCACTGCCCCCAGCAGCGCGCGGGCCACGGCCACTGGATCACCCGCGAAGAACTCGGGGGGCAGGGCCTGCTCCTGCGGAAAGGCCGGCGCAAACAGCATGGCTGAGCTTACGAAACTGGGCGGTCCAGGCCCCTGGGGCCACCTTGACCGTCCATCAACGATCAACCATCAACCGTCCCCCACCACCGCCATGCTGGGCAGGGCCGGCGACACCCAGGGATTGCCGCGAAGGGTGAAGCGCCAGGGCAGGTGGCGCCCTTCCTTGATGCCCACGCGGGCGGTCAC
Encoded here:
- the meaB gene encoding methylmalonyl Co-A mutase-associated GTPase MeaB, whose translation is MSTHPLTSPLLSGHRRALAKAITLTESTRPEHEESAQALLAEVLPHAGRAIRLGLTGVPGVGKSTFIEALGLRLADAGHRVAVLAVDPSSARTGGSIMGDKTRMPRLTVHPQAFIRPSPSGGTLGGVARRTREAITLCEAAGYDVVLVETVGVGQSETQVAAMTDLFLLLTLPNAGDELQGIKRGIMELADLCVVNKADTNPQAAVRAQTELRAALTLLTPHDAPWRPLALRASALSGEGLDEVWAAVERYREAVDLPAKRRAQTAVWFDELLREAAWRAFQAGVDPEQLRQLRAEVEAGRLTAVQGVAALLGPSAS
- a CDS encoding DNA-3-methyladenine glycosylase codes for the protein MLFAPAFPQEQALPPEFFAGDPVAVARALLGAVMVRVLPDGVTLAARIVETEAYDCPRDPSCHVIARLPGAAAMMAGPPGRVYYHLAYDQPLLNVICRPQGVQASILVRAAEPLLGEERMRERRPVKRRVDLTNGPAKLVQALHLDPELRGQPINGPAFFLVPGEPVPDEQVTTTARVGLRQGAELPWRFLITGNAWVSPGKPSVGGGGAQRERRRAEGER